A portion of the Magnolia sinica isolate HGM2019 chromosome 17, MsV1, whole genome shotgun sequence genome contains these proteins:
- the LOC131231116 gene encoding uncharacterized protein LOC131231116, translated as MSKKNNLARRKRQHEFELQKEKEAKEKKTQKLQAKKTKMKIDRNDKKKKKGAGGFQVGKRKLKTKLTALTKAKAAQAMELDK; from the exons atgtCGAAGAAGAACAATCTGGCGCGGCGGAAGCGGCAGCACGAATTCGAGCTACAAA AAgagaaagaggcaaaggaaaagaaaacacaGAAGCTGCAGGCAAAGAAGACGAAAATGAAA ATCGACCGCAacgacaaaaagaaaaagaagggtgcCGGCGGTTTTCAGGTTGGTAAGAGAAAACTGAAGACCAAATTGACGGCATTGACCAAAGCCAAAGCCGCCCAAGCAATGGAGCTCGATAAATAA